Part of the Sulfolobales archaeon genome, TCTTCCGCGATACATATTGTAATGTATTCCTCTAGTGAAGGGATACTGCCCTGGCATCCCAAGCTGCTGTATATAATCTTGATCTGAGATGTCTAGAGGAGTATACACGTTCTTTATAGGAATACCTGATTCTGTTTCAAAAGACTTCTTACGATCTCTATATCCCTCCTCTATTTTTTCCTTCTCCCAAGCCTCTATAATAGAACTAAGGATCTCTATAAACTCTCTATTAAAAACTTTAAAAGAATAATCCACTGCAGTCCCCTTTAACTAATAGAGAGGTACAGGATAATAAACTTTATAATAAGTTAAATAATATTATTCTGAGAAACTATTATTTTGATCGCAGATCTAGAATATAATTCTTAAACAGGGTTTTTAATAGTAATTCAATTTTCTTATTTCATATATTAAGATCGTAAATATTTCTATTCTTAATAATTCTTTTAAAGATTCTGTCTTCTATAATGAATTTAAAAACTTTGATGAGAAATACATCTATGGTGGTATTTTGAGCCGAGATTATAAGAACGTGCTAGAATGGATTCTATCAACGCCTTGGACTAAGGTTTATGATAATTACGTAAATAAGAAAATAGATCTTGAGATTGATACAATACATGGAGTCTTTAGAAGGGTGGCGAGAGAGGTTGCTAGAAAAGATTTTCTGATATTCTTCAACAGAAGATACACTTATAGAGAAATAGATCTATTATCGGATGCCATGGCTCTTATGCTTGCCGAAGATGGTGTTAAAAAAGGTGATGTAGTAGCTTTACAGCTTCCAAACACTCCACAGTATGTGATCTCGTTATTCGGAATTCTAAAGGCTGGAGGTATTGTATCTCCTATGAATCCTCTGTACACATCTTCAGAAATAGCGTTTCAGCTCAAAAACTCTGGTGCGAAATATTTTATAACTCTAGATCTTTTTCTCAACAGGTATAGAGAAATAGAAGAAGAAGTACCTCTTAGAAGGGTTTATGTTACAAGTATATCAGATGCTCTAGGGTTTCCGCTCAACCTGCTCTATAGATTAAAAGAGAAACCTCCTAAAGTTGTTGAGAGTAATAGAATTAAGAATCTCTATCCCATATTGAAGAGATACTACTCTGAGATCGGAAAAGGTGTTAGAAAACCTCCTGAAGTAAATGTTACACCAGATGATCCTGCTCTTATAATGTATACTGGAGGAACTACTGGAATCCCTAAAGGAGCTCTAATTCTCCACAGGAATGTTGTATCTAATATGCAACAAGTTGCTGAGTGGCATCCTCCGAAAAAAGATAATATAAAGAGAGGCTATGTCTACGCTGGTGTCCTGCCCTGGTTCCATATCTATGGTCTAGTAGTTACTCTAATGACCTGTGTATACACAAGATCAACAATAGTAGTATTCCCAAGATGGGATCTTAAAAGTGTTCTAAAAGCTGTTCAGAAGTACAAGATCGATGTACTTCATGGTGTTCCCACTATCTATACGTACATAGTGAACAGTCCTCTATCGAGAAAGTACAAGCTTAACTCTCTCATGGCAGCAATAAGTGGTGCAGCGCCTCTGCCTGTGGAGATCCTGAAGAAATTTGAAGCTCTTACAGGAGCTAAGCTTAGAGAAGGATACGGGCTTACTGAGACTGCTGTGGTCACTCATGTTAATCCTCTGATGGGTAAATATAAGGAGGGTTCTATAGGTGTTCCCATACCAAATACCTATGCAGCCATAGCTCACCCTGATGAACCTATTCTACTACCTCCCGGCGAGATCGGTGAAATCGTGATAAGCGGACCTCAAGTATTCGCAGGATATTATAACATGCCGGAGGAGAATAAAAGAGCATTCTTCGAATTAGGTGGTTTAAGATGGTTTAGAACAGGAGACATAGGATATATGGATGAGGAGGGATACTTCTTTGTAGTAGACCGGAAGAAGGATATGATAAAGTATAAAGGATATTCTGTGTATCCTAGAGAGATTGAAGAAATTCTCTACAAACACGAGGCAGTATACGAGGCTGCGGTAGTTGGCATAAGAGATCCCGAGGGTGTATCAGGAGAGCTGCCCATAGCGTTTGTAGTCTTGAAGAAAGAGTATGAAGGCAAGATAAGCGAGCAGGATCTCATAGAGCATCTCAGAAAACATCTAGCACCCTACAAGATGCCTAGAAAGATTTTATTTGTAGGAAGTCTTCCTAAGAGTGCTGTCGGTAAGATTCTTAAGAGAAGTATTAGAGAAAGAGTTAAGGCTGAGATAGTGGGAGGAGAGCTTGTGATCCGATATCAAGAATGAGAAGTAGTTTATAGTTTATGGTTTTTATTTTTCAAGATGAAATTCCACAAGGATTAGGTTGAGCTTAAGAGATCTAGAATCTCATGTGATACTTCTAGTAGGATTGGCAGCGTTTATAGGATATCTGTTCTTCATAGGTTTTAATAATATCATCGTGCTGGTTCTAAAACTCTCGCCATATACTCTAGCCCTGGTCTTATTAACCATGATCCTTGGAATGATTCTTCATGCTCTCACATGGTTCTTCTCTTTAATCTCTAATCGGTTTGAGAGAGGTGTAAGAGTGAGAGATTGTATAGGTATAACGGGCGTATCTCTTCTATCGGGATACCTACTTCCTGTAGGAGCTGTTACAGATATTGTTAGGGTGGTTCTCTCGATGAGGAGAATGAATCTAAAGCCTTCTACAGCTATATCCTCAGTAATACTTCATAGATTATATCTATCTTTATCAGGTTTAATATTATTCGTAGCAATCTACTTATTAGGTTTTCTCCTCTATGGTACCTATTTAAAGTCAGCGCAATTACTTATAATAACATTCTACGTAGCTCTAGTGATCCTTCCTACGCTAGCTTTTGCTGGAATTATTGGAAGTTCTTTTTTCAGAAATTTTATGTATAAAATTACTATCTTTGTAGAGAAAAAGTTTTCTAGGAAGTATTCTTTCAATCCAGAGATCTTTGTCTATGAATATAGAGATTCCCTGAAAAGATCTTTTACTTCGATACCATATTCCTCTCTAGCTTTCACCACTTCAATAGGAGAATGGTTTCTCTTAACAGTAACAACATATCTTATTATATCAGGCTTCACCACGTATACAAGTATCATGGAATCTTTCACTGTTGCTTTATCTGTTCAGCTTATCTACTGGATCATGCCTCTCTCATTCAGTAGTTCAATAGGTCTTCTAGAACTTTTCACGACACTTCTACTCCAGCTCTCAGGACTTTCACCTCAGGTAGCTGCAAGTTTCGTAATACTCTATAGGATCTTTGGATTTCTAGCAATCTTCACACTCTCCTATCCAGCTCTCAGAGCTATGAAAATTAGAAGACTGAAAGATCTGATAGAACCTATATCCAGCGGCTACTATGAAGA contains:
- a CDS encoding lysylphosphatidylglycerol synthase transmembrane domain-containing protein, translated to MSLRDLESHVILLVGLAAFIGYLFFIGFNNIIVLVLKLSPYTLALVLLTMILGMILHALTWFFSLISNRFERGVRVRDCIGITGVSLLSGYLLPVGAVTDIVRVVLSMRRMNLKPSTAISSVILHRLYLSLSGLILFVAIYLLGFLLYGTYLKSAQLLIITFYVALVILPTLAFAGIIGSSFFRNFMYKITIFVEKKFSRKYSFNPEIFVYEYRDSLKRSFTSIPYSSLAFTTSIGEWFLLTVTTYLIISGFTTYTSIMESFTVALSVQLIYWIMPLSFSSSIGLLELFTTLLLQLSGLSPQVAASFVILYRIFGFLAIFTLSYPALRAMKIRRLKDLIEPISSGYYEDRGMREMSQNRK
- a CDS encoding long-chain fatty acid--CoA ligase — protein: MSRDYKNVLEWILSTPWTKVYDNYVNKKIDLEIDTIHGVFRRVAREVARKDFLIFFNRRYTYREIDLLSDAMALMLAEDGVKKGDVVALQLPNTPQYVISLFGILKAGGIVSPMNPLYTSSEIAFQLKNSGAKYFITLDLFLNRYREIEEEVPLRRVYVTSISDALGFPLNLLYRLKEKPPKVVESNRIKNLYPILKRYYSEIGKGVRKPPEVNVTPDDPALIMYTGGTTGIPKGALILHRNVVSNMQQVAEWHPPKKDNIKRGYVYAGVLPWFHIYGLVVTLMTCVYTRSTIVVFPRWDLKSVLKAVQKYKIDVLHGVPTIYTYIVNSPLSRKYKLNSLMAAISGAAPLPVEILKKFEALTGAKLREGYGLTETAVVTHVNPLMGKYKEGSIGVPIPNTYAAIAHPDEPILLPPGEIGEIVISGPQVFAGYYNMPEENKRAFFELGGLRWFRTGDIGYMDEEGYFFVVDRKKDMIKYKGYSVYPREIEEILYKHEAVYEAAVVGIRDPEGVSGELPIAFVVLKKEYEGKISEQDLIEHLRKHLAPYKMPRKILFVGSLPKSAVGKILKRSIRERVKAEIVGGELVIRYQE